The sequence GGGCCACGCCGCGAGCGGCGAGGCGCTGGCCTGCTGGGGGACCGTCCGCATGACCATGACCGGCGACCGGTTCGGCGCCGAGCCGAACGGCAGGCGCGCCGAACTCCCGGTGTTCATCCGGTTCGGTTTCGAGGACGACCTGATCGCCGCCGAGTACTTCTTCTTCGACCTGTCGGAGCTGTGCGCCCAGTCGGGGGTCTCGACCGACGCCGTCCGCCGCACGCTCTTCGGCTCCGCAGGCTGAGGCCCTCCGACGAGAAAGGCGGCGACCCATGCCGGCAGATCCCCGTGTGAGGGACGTCGACGGGATCCGGACCGAGTTCCTCTTCGACATCGTCGTCGATCTGGACCCGCCCCTGGACTTCGGCCGGGGGCCGGTCGGGCGGCGCGTCCTGTTCGGCTCCGCCGGCGGGACGTTCGAGGGACCGGCGCTGCGCGGCGAGGTCCTGCCGGGCGGCGGCGACTGGGCGCTGTTCCGGTCCGACGGGACCATGCTCCTGGACGTCCGGCTCACCCTGCGCACCGACGACGGCGCCCTGCTGCACATGACCTACGGCGGCCGCTACACCACCCCGCCGGGCCTGCGCGCCGAGATGGCCGACCCCGCCGCCAGGCACCGGGTCGACCCGTCCCGGTACTACTTCCGGACCAATCCGCTGTTCGAGACGGGAGCCGAGCAGTACACCTGGCTCAACGACGTCGTCTGCGTGGGATCGGGCTACCTCGTCCAGGACGGGATCGCCTACAAGGTCTTCCAGGTGCTGTGAAGATCCTCCGGACGCCGAGCGGTCAGAGGACGTCCACCGCGAGGTCGCGGACGGTTCGCTCGTCCACCTCGACGCCGAGGCCGGGGGCGTCGGGGACGCGGGCGGTGCCGTCGCGGATCTCGACCGTCGGCCCCGCGTACGGGGAGTCGATGAACTGGCGGCCGTTGAGGTCGACCGGGGTGTCGATGCCGAAGGCCGAGAAGAGGTGCAGGGACGCGGCGAGGCCGAGGTCGGAGTCGGTGAGGCCGGAGCCCATCAGCGCGACGCCGCAGTCCTCGGCGAGGGCGCACAGGCGGCGGGACAGGGTCAGGCCGCCGGTGCGCTGGACCTTCGCGATGGCGACGTCGACCGCGTCGAGGCGGACGAAGGTCGCCAGGTCGGATGGGTGGCGCAGGCTCTCGTCGAGGGCGACCGGGATCGGGCATGCGTCGCGGAGGCGGCGCAGGCCCACGATGTCGTTGGCGGGGAGGGGCTGCTCGAACGCGGTCACGCCGAGGTCCTCCAGGCGGCGCGCCAGCGCGAGGGCCGAGCGGACGGTGTAGCCCTGGTTCGCGTCCACCCAGAGCGCCGCGGCGTCACCCGCGTGGAGCCGGACGGCCTCCACGACGTCGGCGTCCTCGGGGCCCAGGCCGACCTTGACCTTGAAGGCGCGGTACCCCAGGCCGCGGCCCTCGGCGACGCTGTCGGCCACCTCGGCGGAGGAT is a genomic window of Actinomadura citrea containing:
- a CDS encoding ester cyclase; this encodes MDGDRMFELAQALAAAKSRQDVPAAMKLLHPEMVLESPAFGTTARGPAENEKALRRFFASFPDYDVVLQGHAASGEALACWGTVRMTMTGDRFGAEPNGRRAELPVFIRFGFEDDLIAAEYFFFDLSELCAQSGVSTDAVRRTLFGSAG
- a CDS encoding DUF3237 domain-containing protein; this translates as MPADPRVRDVDGIRTEFLFDIVVDLDPPLDFGRGPVGRRVLFGSAGGTFEGPALRGEVLPGGGDWALFRSDGTMLLDVRLTLRTDDGALLHMTYGGRYTTPPGLRAEMADPAARHRVDPSRYYFRTNPLFETGAEQYTWLNDVVCVGSGYLVQDGIAYKVFQVL
- a CDS encoding mandelate racemase/muconate lactonizing enzyme family protein, producing the protein MKIEKIETFCVALPTRRSFGVSGGAVAVAGRPSLRVLVKVSAEGAHGWGEATPIPAWTYETAESIVTTIDRYLAPAITGRPAWDLDGVTTAFDRAVNRGFSIGAPLAKSAVDVALHDLLGRAAGVPLGVMWGRRRRETIDLGWIVSGRSSAEVADSVAEGRGLGYRAFKVKVGLGPEDADVVEAVRLHAGDAAALWVDANQGYTVRSALALARRLEDLGVTAFEQPLPANDIVGLRRLRDACPIPVALDESLRHPSDLATFVRLDAVDVAIAKVQRTGGLTLSRRLCALAEDCGVALMGSGLTDSDLGLAASLHLFSAFGIDTPVDLNGRQFIDSPYAGPTVEIRDGTARVPDAPGLGVEVDERTVRDLAVDVL